AAGTCTCTGACGAAGCACTGCTCGTTTTGCTCGCTTCCAGCCAAGGTCTGGGTTAAAACATCAGACAGTCCAAGAAGAAGCGCAAGAAGCCACAAAAATGCAATACATCCATTCATATTCTTTTCAGTCTTCCAGCGCATCATTAGAAATGGATGGCAGATGGCTAGATAGCGTTCCACGCTCATAAGAGTGATGAAGAAGATGCTGCTAAACATGCACACAGTGACAACACAGATTAAGATATTGCAAACTACCAATCCAAACTCAAAAGTGTGCACCAGGGAGTAGATCCAGGCAGGCAGAGTGATGAGGACCATCGTATCTGCCACTGCCAGATGAAGGATGAGGACCACAGTGTGAAAGCGCTGCTTGACGTGCCTCAGGATAGTCCAGATTACTAGCAGGTTCCCTGGAACTCCAACCAGGAAGGAAAGACCCAGTATAACACACGCCACTGTTGTCCCGCTGTCTAACTCCTCCGGGGCTTCTGAAGGTAACATCTTGATGGAGGGGTCCATGTCGGGAATGTGTTTTTGCGGCAGAGTTTGCACAAAAGAATTTAACTGCTGTTCAAGCAAGGCTCCACTTCCCTTTCTGAACAAATTGAAGAGAATGCAGATTTTAGCATGAGAAACAAATAAGGAATTTGTGCAAAGTTCCGTCCCTAATGTTGAAACTTCAGACATGTGATCTGTCTGACTTTAAAATTACGAATGCAAAGTGATGGttgatttttgattaaattaatttatttgaagttATTCAATTTCAAGAATTTACATACTAAGATCACTTTCTCCACTTttatgttctttgttttgttctctttatTCCTGAATGAGATATGAAtgcaaaaagcattaaaaaaggttgtgacaaaataaatataacagcCATAATAGttacaaataaaccaaataaaacttACTATTagaaaagtttaataataataataataataataatacattttatttgaaaggcgCCTTTCTGGCACTCAAGGACACCGTACAGAGAacgaaaaatagcaaaaacaataaaatatagcaaTTAAAAATGGGtagaataaatacacaacaatgtatctatataaaatctatatgtaaatctatgtaaaaatctatataaaaatctatgtaaaaaatctatataaaaattAAGCAAACCAATTGTGTCATGTTGAAAAGGCAGATCTAAAAAGGTGTGTTTTAAGTTCGGTTTTAAATTTAGGGAATGACTTTATGTTTCTAAGGTGAGGTGGTAATGAGTTCCAGAGAATGCGATGACAGTCCCCGCTGTTGCGGTAGAAAATAAAAGGGAAGCTGgatttgctttaaatttctccCAACAAGTTTAACATTGGGATTTGTTACATCATGACCAAAGACTTTAACTTTGGACTCTGTCAACTTCATTTGTTGAATTTATATTTATCTGAAGAGTTAATTATTACCTTTAGCTACTGGGTATATTCCTCAAACAGGAAAATCTACACAAACTTGggaattaaatcaaatttagtcTCGAATACAAATATCTTATCATTAAGTtatcatataaatatttaaatgataatTGTTTTTGATATACAATTGCTACAACACATATTACACAAGCACAATTAACTAGACTACATCCTTTAATTGTTTAGGGACTGaattttaagtacattttagtGGTATGTCTgggttttatgttattttcttctctctcctctcacCTGGGTTTCATCTGACAGTCTTCATACCTGCCCTAATTATGCTGTTTATCCCTTATTGTACATTTAGTTATAATATTCTCTTACCTCTGTGTCTTGATTGTTGCACTTACACTTGGTTTCTGTGGAAGGATTTCTCATTTCagcttttggttttgctttagTTTCTTTAAAGGTTACTTTCTGACCTAAGCTGCATGACTCCCTTATTCACTCCTGCAATCAGTTTCTTTTCAGTGATTGCAGGAGTTGGCTGTGTCACATTGACACACCCAAAGTGACATCATAAAGTCTCCctaatgtttttacattgtgATATAGATGATTAATAGAGAAAATATGTACTACTATTATTTTAGACACATTGCTTCAACTATTTACAAAATTATCAAGCTTAGATTTGGGGTGGCTTCTAGGACTTTTCAGATGATAGACTGAATTAGGAAGACATTCGAAATTCCAGCTTTTACCTTGGTTGGGAACCACTAGATGAAGTATCTGGAGGACGCAGTATTTGGTTTTTACATAAGTATTGATTTGGATCCTGATCAGACAGGTTTAAACCCAGCAAAGGCCTacaatttatttaagaaattaaaacagacaACTGATTAATGtgtgcaaaacacaaatattagaAGGTGGAAAGGAAAGCACAAATATTCAGATACACTAAATTACTGGTTGTCTTTTCAATACTACTGCCTAAGTACCTTGGTGCATACTTTGGTTTGCTTTGTAACTGTGTTACataactaattattttttttaatattgaccTGTTGTCCAATAGATATAGTTAATATGTTAGTATTTAACTAACAAACACTGACATTTCCTCTGAAACCCACTATAAGCAACTGTAGTACCACCAGCAATATGTGAAGAAAGACTCTACGAGGAAAACACTTAAAACTTGAGGAATTACTGTTATGTAACAAAAGGACATTTAGAAGTATGTAAGTATAATCCAAAATATGTAATCAAACTATTTCTCCATGCATTCTTTGTAATCCATGCCTTCAGATTTCTTCATACTTTAAAAGAATTCAGCATTTTAGCTGTATTTTAACTCCTCTTATCTAAAAGCTTGGAGATTTTTAGACATTCAAACCTTCATGGTGTCATTCAAATCTTGGGATGTGAATAGCTAAATCACTTGatcacatttttatctttactcATCACAAATCACAAGTGATTTTCATCCCTCAGATATCTCAGTAACTATCTTAAACCATTACTGTTctttaaatgtatataattaGCCAACTCAACGCATGTGTTGTTTGCGGTAGCGGAAATAGGTcactcttttaaaaaatgtgaacattcCTCTAGAATTAGGTTGCTTATGTTGCAGAGCTTGTCCTGTAGGTTTTTTCCCCTAAAGAAATGACCCATCCTTTATTGTCAGAGGCTTGTTGTCAGTGTgtttgcaaagaaaacacagtCAAATGTTCTACATATATTCTCggtgtattttgtattttttaaataatgcaaaagaATGAACTCCATTAAAATCATGCTCTATTTTGTATGATATCGCCCCCCTCAGAAAACCTTGAAATAATTGTAATCAGTTCAATTCAATATACCACAGCAATATGTCCTGGATAACATCATAATTTGTTGCCAAGCACTTCTAATCCATTTCACTTGCTTTCCCttctcctctttaaatctctttgTGGCCATATGGTTATATAACCGGGCAGTTTATAATCCAGATTAAATGtatccacattttcttttcgtcattttgcaaaacaaaacacttttgaaGGAAATGTGGtgtattgcttcttttttttttttttggagaatcTGTGTGAAGCTTATTTTTCGggaaattgttcaaaatgtgttttcgTACTGTTAAACAGCCattgaattaatatttaaaatgacacaGTGAGAGCGGTAGGTATTTTCCATTACTACGGCTTTAAAATCGTCCTGATGACGCTTGCTGGTCTTCTTCGTCCAGCTTCAGCCAGTGCTCCGTGGAATAAACACGACGATGTTGTTGACTGCTGTGTTCTTTGTCAACTGAAAGAACGGCTcagttgagaataaataatccTGGATTTCACGTCTAATTAAGCTGGAGACGAATTGTAAGTGACTGTTTGAGTGTTGTTTTGACGTTTGCGCACACTGCGAAACTACGTAGCTAATATTACAGTAAGCTAGTATGGGGTAACGTCAGCCAGGTAAATAACCCATGATCAGGGCGTTAGCATCTGTTATTTAACGTTTCATCTGCTGTAGTATTTTCGTTAGAATTATTGGAGATTGTAATCGTATTCTCGTTGTTTTTATGGTCTGTCGTCGAGTGAAAATGAATGGTTACACTTCATTTATAAGGGAAGTGTTGATGCTTTGCTAGGTGGAAGCTAGCTTCGTTTGGTAGCGCTAgctactgtatttttattttttggcttaTTCTTTTATCAACATTTTGCGCTATGTGTGTCACACTTGAATGTtgcattatgttttattgttgataTAGAAGCAGGCGTGAAATTAGCACAGCAGTTTGATAGGTGGTGTGATTATGTAATATTTTCGCTTAGCTCTTTTAAGTTGAGCTAACGCTAGCCGTCTTGTTTGTGCTTTTACAGGCTGGTGGACGCTCGATTTTTACAGCTAAAGAAGTGGACCGGAGACCACGAAATGCCTCTGCTGTTTCTGGAGAGGTTTCCCTGGCCCAGCCTGCAGACCTACACTGCACTGAGTGTGGCTTTGCTGGCTGGCAGCATCTTCAGTGCCTATACTACTGTCACTGACCCAGGGTTTGGGGCCTTGGAAACTGATGACACGCCAGCTCCCTCTGATGTTGATCTTGAACATCTGAGCAATGCAGTTGGTAACACAGAACTGGCCAGAACTGTCTTGTGGTATCTAATTACAGACAGTCTGTTTGTATGGGTGAGTATCATCCACTTTGCAACTTTGCTATATTGTAGTAGCATGTTTGTTTATGATCAAAATTAATGGggacttcatttttttttctgtcctgacAGGTGCTAGTGAACACATTTTGCTGCTCTTTGATGTTAATTGCAAAAATGATCCAGTATGTGGTTTTTGGGCCCCTCAGAGTCAGTGAGAAGCAGGTGAGTTTTGTGTTGCCGTGGTCCAGTGTattgtgtttttcaacattGCAATTTTGCAACGCAAATGTTTTCAATCAGTACAACTCCTATGTTTGAAAGTTAATTTAAGAAGATGTCAGAGAAAGTATTCGGGTTTTAGTAAAACACGGGTagacaaaatacaaatattaaacaagCCTCACCCATTTCTCTGTTTAAgatttgctatttttaaaaccaaagttTGTATGCGGATCTGCCATAAAGAAGTTAATGTTTTGGTTGAATCGTTTTTGACAACATTAATAATCA
This genomic stretch from Xiphophorus hellerii strain 12219 chromosome 4, Xiphophorus_hellerii-4.1, whole genome shotgun sequence harbors:
- the LOC116719252 gene encoding leukotriene B4 receptor 1-like → MDPSIKMLPSEAPEELDSGTTVACVILGLSFLVGVPGNLLVIWTILRHVKQRFHTVVLILHLAVADTMVLITLPAWIYSLVHTFEFGLVVCNILICVVTVCMFSSIFFITLMSVERYLAICHPFLMMRWKTEKNMNGCIAFLWLLALLLGLSDVLTQTLAGSEQNEQCFVRDFNSDTLEIVFLCLQTLLGFVLPFITLSICYCLVAAQLKKMRFHSKQKSKVLIHTVVLVFLLCWLPYHVINIIDVVCIFGTDTGHGCVPESFVFSSGALVFISSSVNPVLYAFFARNFRGSLGESGLVKLFQELASNTNRLKDLALQQQKDQRSAETELTSTTFK